The SAR202 cluster bacterium genome has a window encoding:
- a CDS encoding VOC family protein produces the protein MEPRISMITLGVSDLERALRFYRDGLGLPVRGDAGGGVAFFVLHGTWLSLFPRAELAKDTGVKMEGRGYQAFSLAYNVRNKADVKPVLEQAVAAGATLVKPAQDVFWGGHAGYFADPDGFLWEVAWNPHFWVGPEALT, from the coding sequence ATGGAGCCTAGAATCAGTATGATAACGCTCGGCGTGTCCGATCTGGAACGCGCCCTGCGCTTCTATCGCGACGGCCTCGGTCTGCCGGTGAGAGGGGACGCAGGCGGCGGAGTTGCCTTTTTCGTCCTGCACGGCACATGGCTTTCTCTTTTCCCTCGGGCTGAGCTGGCGAAAGACACCGGCGTTAAGATGGAAGGCCGAGGGTACCAGGCCTTCTCGCTCGCGTACAACGTGCGGAACAAGGCGGATGTGAAGCCGGTGCTGGAGCAGGCCGTCGCAGCCGGAGCGACGCTGGTGAAGCCGGCACAGGACGTGTTCTGGGGCGGGCACGCCGGGTACTTCGCAGACCCGGACGGCTTCCTGTGGGAGGTTGCCTGGAACCCGCACTTCTGGGTGGGGCCGGAGGCGCTAACGTAG
- the recG gene encoding ATP-dependent DNA helicase RecG, with protein sequence MATPTPPKTELLRKMLAKEAAEGFLDKAVIGGLDSFLTRWEGELKPVLGNYPSYSSRTPEERKDWAKRAIDKINAAPVPAANGATSATPAKPSTPSRKTAGKLAAPIKLSDPVTVLRYVTDKTVPKLKRLGVERVEDLIYLFPHRHSDYSKIRTVSELKFGEEQTVVVNVWEATETQLGSKRSTQAVMGDDTGNVRVTWFNQPWVARTLKVNDRIVLSGKATAFRGAFVFENPEYEVLAGQEDLLHTGRLVPVYPLVEGLYQRSLRGYVKQALDGALTHVGEYLPDSTRHRTGLSGIRNAISGMHFPSGKEDLESSRRRLAFDELFMLQMAVMSRKQAWQVEETGVALKVDREMLFAFQRSLPFNLTDAQARVLNEVLGDIQSTKPMSRLLQGDVGSGKTVVAFMALLMAVANGYQGALVAPTAILAEQHFLSIRRMLSGKPTVALSDNVIAVTYEGLPRPLVIGLLLGSLSQKVKREIQQQASSGEIDLVIGTHAVLQDSVALPRLAIAVVDEQHRFGVMQRAALREKGTRPHLLAMSATPIPRSLQLTLYGELDVSAIDEMPPGRQRIRTRWVEPDRRQSAYNFIRAQVELGRQAFVVCPFIEGSEAVQTRAAVEEYERLSKQVFRELKLGLLHGKMPLREKAAAMEQFVQGKTNILVSTPVVEVGIDVPNATVMLIDGADRFGLAQLHQFRGRVGRGKFESYCLLLADEPGEEARKRLKLVEHLSDGFELAEEDLKLRGPGDYLGTRQSGLPSLRVAKLSDQDIIAMARAEARHILESDPDLARPEHAALAQRLKAYEAGLTDEMS encoded by the coding sequence ATGGCTACACCCACACCCCCGAAAACTGAGCTTCTCCGCAAAATGCTCGCAAAGGAGGCCGCGGAAGGCTTCCTGGACAAGGCCGTCATTGGCGGCCTGGACTCCTTCCTGACCAGGTGGGAAGGCGAGCTCAAGCCGGTACTGGGGAACTACCCATCGTACTCTTCTCGCACGCCTGAAGAGCGCAAGGATTGGGCGAAGCGCGCGATCGACAAGATAAACGCCGCGCCGGTCCCGGCGGCCAACGGCGCGACCTCGGCTACCCCTGCGAAGCCCTCGACGCCATCACGCAAAACGGCCGGGAAGCTTGCCGCGCCGATAAAGCTCAGCGACCCCGTGACCGTCCTCCGCTACGTCACCGACAAGACCGTCCCAAAGCTCAAGCGGCTGGGCGTTGAGCGGGTGGAAGACCTCATCTACCTCTTCCCGCACCGGCACAGCGACTACTCGAAAATCCGCACCGTCTCCGAGCTGAAGTTCGGCGAGGAGCAGACCGTTGTCGTCAACGTGTGGGAGGCAACCGAGACGCAGCTAGGCTCAAAGCGATCAACACAGGCGGTCATGGGCGACGACACGGGCAATGTGCGTGTAACGTGGTTCAACCAGCCCTGGGTCGCAAGGACGCTCAAGGTCAACGACCGCATTGTCCTGAGCGGCAAGGCGACCGCCTTCCGGGGCGCCTTCGTCTTCGAAAACCCGGAATATGAGGTCCTGGCGGGACAGGAAGACCTACTCCACACGGGCCGCCTGGTGCCCGTCTACCCTCTGGTGGAAGGACTCTACCAGCGATCGCTGCGAGGCTACGTAAAGCAGGCGCTGGACGGCGCGCTGACCCATGTCGGTGAGTACCTCCCCGATTCGACACGCCACCGCACCGGCCTCTCAGGCATCCGGAACGCCATATCAGGAATGCACTTCCCCTCGGGCAAGGAAGACCTCGAATCGTCCCGCCGCCGGCTTGCATTTGACGAGCTCTTCATGTTGCAGATGGCCGTAATGTCCCGCAAGCAGGCATGGCAGGTCGAGGAAACCGGGGTGGCGCTGAAGGTAGACCGGGAAATGCTCTTCGCCTTCCAGCGCTCGCTGCCGTTCAACCTGACGGATGCCCAAGCGCGCGTTCTGAATGAGGTGCTTGGGGATATCCAGAGCACGAAGCCGATGAGCAGGCTCCTGCAGGGTGACGTGGGCAGCGGCAAGACCGTTGTCGCATTTATGGCACTGTTGATGGCCGTCGCCAACGGCTATCAGGGCGCTCTTGTGGCCCCGACCGCCATCCTTGCCGAGCAGCACTTTCTCAGCATCCGCAGGATGCTCTCCGGCAAGCCGACCGTCGCCCTGAGCGATAACGTCATCGCCGTCACCTACGAGGGTCTGCCCAGGCCGCTCGTCATTGGGCTCTTGCTGGGAAGCCTGTCTCAAAAGGTGAAGCGGGAGATACAGCAGCAGGCGTCCTCCGGCGAAATCGACCTGGTCATCGGGACGCACGCGGTCCTTCAGGACAGCGTCGCGCTGCCCCGGCTTGCGATTGCCGTTGTGGACGAGCAGCACCGCTTCGGTGTGATGCAGCGCGCGGCCCTGCGGGAGAAGGGGACAAGGCCGCACCTGCTTGCAATGTCGGCCACGCCGATACCCCGTTCGCTACAACTGACGCTGTACGGCGAGCTGGACGTATCCGCCATCGACGAGATGCCCCCGGGACGCCAGCGGATCCGCACGCGGTGGGTGGAGCCGGACCGGCGCCAGTCCGCATATAACTTCATTCGCGCCCAGGTGGAGCTTGGCCGGCAGGCGTTCGTCGTGTGCCCGTTCATTGAAGGCTCGGAGGCGGTCCAGACCCGCGCGGCTGTGGAGGAGTACGAACGGCTTTCAAAGCAGGTCTTTCGGGAGCTCAAGCTGGGGCTCCTCCACGGCAAGATGCCGCTCAGGGAGAAGGCCGCGGCGATGGAGCAGTTCGTGCAGGGAAAGACGAATATCCTCGTCTCAACGCCGGTCGTTGAGGTGGGGATCGATGTCCCGAATGCGACGGTAATGCTGATCGACGGAGCAGACCGCTTTGGCCTGGCGCAGCTCCACCAGTTCAGGGGCAGAGTAGGGCGCGGGAAGTTCGAAAGCTACTGCCTGCTGCTGGCGGACGAACCCGGCGAGGAGGCGCGAAAGCGGCTCAAGCTGGTCGAGCACCTGTCGGACGGTTTCGAGCTTGCAGAGGAGGACCTGAAGCTCCGCGGCCCCGGCGATTACCTCGGCACACGGCAGAGCGGCCTGCCCAGCCTGCGCGTGGCGAAGCTGTCCGACCAGGACATCATCGCCATGGCCCGCGCCGAGGCGCGCCACATCCTGGAGTCCGATCCTGACCTGGCCAGGCCGGAGCACGCCGCCCTCGCACAACGCCTCAAGGCATACGAGGCCGGCCTGACGGACGAAATGTCGTAG
- a CDS encoding DegV family protein, translating to MPVKVVTDSASDLPLELAKSLGITVVPVKVIFGEKTFKDGVEIAPDDFYKRLIDGPVMPTTSAPSIGDFVEAYERVAKDADAIVSVHVSSKVSGTYNAANQAKSEAKVSCPIEVIDTFQASLGLAMVAIAAAWAANRGAPVSEVVSVANSAMGRAQCIALFDTLEFLQKGGRIGKAQALLGTILKIKPMIIVRDGEVQPLGKARTFAKGVAALEEAARGYAPIEELCVAYCTDPQIAHEIAGRLKDLLPVRKEPFVARFGPGVGTHVGPGAVGIGLLKADGARPS from the coding sequence ATGCCCGTCAAAGTAGTGACAGACAGCGCTTCCGACCTGCCCCTGGAGCTGGCAAAGAGCCTGGGTATTACCGTTGTCCCCGTGAAGGTCATCTTCGGCGAGAAGACCTTCAAGGACGGTGTTGAAATAGCGCCGGACGACTTCTACAAGCGCCTGATCGACGGGCCGGTCATGCCAACAACGTCCGCGCCATCAATTGGAGACTTCGTGGAGGCTTACGAGCGAGTAGCGAAGGACGCCGATGCCATCGTCTCCGTCCACGTCTCCTCCAAGGTGAGCGGCACGTACAACGCAGCCAACCAGGCCAAGTCCGAGGCCAAGGTCTCCTGCCCGATAGAGGTGATAGACACGTTCCAGGCGTCTCTGGGCCTCGCGATGGTCGCCATCGCTGCCGCGTGGGCGGCCAACCGTGGAGCGCCCGTGTCGGAGGTCGTCAGTGTCGCAAACAGCGCCATGGGCCGGGCGCAGTGCATAGCCCTGTTCGACACCCTGGAGTTCCTCCAGAAGGGCGGAAGGATCGGCAAGGCGCAGGCGTTGCTTGGTACGATTCTAAAGATCAAGCCCATGATCATCGTCCGAGATGGCGAAGTCCAGCCGCTCGGTAAGGCGCGCACCTTTGCCAAAGGCGTTGCGGCGCTTGAAGAGGCGGCGCGCGGGTACGCGCCCATCGAGGAGCTGTGCGTCGCATACTGCACGGACCCCCAGATAGCTCACGAGATCGCCGGCCGGCTCAAGGACCTCTTGCCCGTGCGCAAGGAGCCGTTCGTCGCGCGCTTCGGACCCGGCGTCGGCACCCACGTGGGCCCGGGCGCCGTCGGGATCGGCCTGCTCAAGGCGGATGGCGCCCGCCCGTCGTAA
- a CDS encoding DAK2 domain-containing protein, protein MVNGGAESRKGEERLDGDDLKAMLSAAARLLEQNVQAINALNVYPVPDGDTGTNMFLTLKAVNEEAAPLHSAPASAVAAAMAKGAIMGAKGNSGVILSQFFKGLSTGLSGSVNFGPRELAAALNQARAYSYKAVGKPVEGTILTVITSAAAAANDGLDGKRTVLGVVASAVDAANDAVARTPSMLEVLRKAGVVDAGGQGLAIILEGMRRHLAGEALVTPDAVAAHFRQGSPAGRVSNAFLQDADDEMYGYCTQFIIKGAGLDVDAVRALMAETARSAVVVGDDTMVKVHVHAEDPGKVLSAGVRYGTLAQVKIENMDEQHVEFAAARRQEATASDISVIAVAAGEGMAAVLTDLGVATIIQGGDTMNPSVREILLAIEQAPGGSVVVLPNNGNIIPAARQAAELASKPAKVIPTRSIPQAVAALFAFNPDSGLDGNLKEMESAIEGIRTGEVTTAIRDIELDGVTVRAGALIGLLDRQVVAAGDSLPGLVRALLEKADASAGSLVTLYRGAPVSEEDAEATLKSIGEAFVGVECELVYGGQPHYHFIISIE, encoded by the coding sequence TTGGTAAATGGTGGAGCAGAGTCAAGAAAGGGCGAGGAGCGGCTTGACGGCGACGACCTCAAGGCGATGCTGTCGGCGGCGGCCCGGCTGCTGGAGCAGAACGTCCAGGCGATCAACGCGCTGAACGTTTACCCGGTCCCGGACGGCGATACGGGCACGAACATGTTTCTCACCCTGAAGGCCGTAAACGAAGAGGCCGCTCCCCTTCACAGCGCGCCTGCGAGCGCCGTTGCCGCCGCCATGGCGAAGGGCGCCATCATGGGCGCCAAGGGGAACAGCGGCGTTATCCTCTCGCAGTTCTTCAAGGGCCTCTCCACCGGCCTCTCCGGCTCGGTGAACTTCGGCCCGCGCGAGCTCGCCGCAGCCCTCAACCAGGCGCGCGCATACTCGTACAAGGCGGTAGGCAAGCCCGTAGAGGGGACCATCCTTACTGTTATAACCAGCGCCGCGGCCGCTGCCAACGATGGTCTGGACGGCAAACGCACAGTCCTGGGTGTTGTGGCATCCGCGGTTGACGCCGCCAACGATGCCGTGGCCCGCACGCCCTCCATGCTCGAGGTCCTCCGCAAGGCCGGCGTGGTGGACGCCGGAGGGCAGGGCCTCGCGATAATTCTCGAGGGCATGCGACGCCACCTCGCGGGGGAGGCTCTCGTTACTCCGGACGCCGTCGCCGCTCATTTCAGGCAGGGGTCTCCGGCCGGCCGGGTTTCCAACGCGTTCCTCCAGGACGCCGACGATGAGATGTACGGCTACTGCACGCAGTTCATAATCAAGGGCGCAGGGCTGGACGTCGATGCCGTCCGGGCGCTCATGGCCGAAACGGCGCGCTCCGCCGTCGTCGTGGGGGATGACACGATGGTGAAGGTGCACGTTCACGCCGAGGACCCTGGCAAGGTGCTGAGCGCCGGCGTCCGGTACGGCACGCTGGCGCAAGTCAAGATCGAGAACATGGACGAGCAGCACGTCGAGTTCGCGGCGGCGCGCAGGCAGGAGGCGACCGCATCGGATATCTCGGTCATTGCGGTCGCAGCGGGCGAGGGGATGGCGGCGGTCCTGACCGACCTGGGCGTCGCGACGATCATCCAGGGCGGCGATACGATGAACCCCAGCGTGCGAGAAATCCTGCTTGCGATAGAGCAGGCGCCCGGCGGAAGCGTCGTCGTGCTCCCCAATAACGGCAACATCATCCCGGCGGCGAGGCAGGCCGCGGAGCTGGCTTCAAAGCCGGCGAAAGTCATACCTACCAGGTCCATCCCCCAGGCCGTCGCAGCGCTGTTCGCCTTCAACCCGGACAGCGGGCTGGACGGCAATCTCAAGGAGATGGAGTCCGCGATCGAGGGCATACGCACAGGCGAGGTGACCACCGCCATCCGCGACATTGAGCTGGACGGCGTGACCGTCCGGGCCGGCGCCCTGATCGGCCTGCTGGACAGGCAGGTTGTCGCGGCGGGGGACTCGCTTCCCGGCCTCGTGCGCGCGCTGCTGGAGAAAGCGGATGCATCGGCGGGCAGCCTCGTGACGCTATACCGCGGCGCGCCGGTCTCGGAAGAGGATGCCGAAGCGACCCTGAAGTCCATCGGAGAGGCCTTCGTAGGCGTTGAATGCGAGCTTGTGTACGGCGGACAGCCGCACTACCACTTCATAATTTCCATTGAGTAG
- the rpmB gene encoding 50S ribosomal protein L28, with protein MPAGVCYDIFSGLSSDSTSRPIYSQKAYSTMRCEICLKSSSSGYNVSHSKRHTKTSFVANIQKATVFKNGESKKMTLCTRCLRTQYKSATKV; from the coding sequence TTGCCTGCCGGGGTATGTTATGATATATTTTCCGGGTTAAGCTCGGATTCTACTTCAAGACCAATTTACAGTCAAAAGGCCTACTCCACAATGCGATGTGAAATCTGCCTCAAGTCCAGCTCCTCCGGCTACAACGTGAGCCATTCCAAGAGGCACACGAAGACCAGCTTCGTGGCCAACATTCAGAAGGCCACGGTTTTCAAGAACGGAGAGTCGAAGAAGATGACTCTCTGCACGCGCTGCCTCAGGACCCAGTACAAGTCCGCGACCAAGGTATAG
- a CDS encoding glutamyl-tRNA reductase, which yields MQILLTGLNHKTAPVEVRERVSFSKEQLSRALPLLAARTGEAVVLSTCNRTEVYTATDSPEDSALEIRSFLADFHGVAMGDVSPHLYDRAGREAVHHLFTVSAGLDSMILGESQILGQVRTAFALAAEHGAVASEVSRLFHRAIRTGRRVREETEISRNALSISYAAVQLAQKVMGRLAGKRVLLIGAGDAGQLVARALRTTGAADLMIANRTLSRAEELASELSGRAVPFADIPSALIDADIVIAATEAPEFVLRTSDLKAAFAHRNARPVFLFDLSVPLNIDPQTAKLDGVSLYDIDDLSAIAEENLQNRRNAADAAAKIVDEETDAFMSWWSTLDALPLVKSLRAQAEDTRARELARAVRKLGDLPPEQLEIIDALTRSITNRLLHDPTLALKQADEAELKAIRALLGMDEGH from the coding sequence ATGCAAATCCTCCTCACAGGCCTAAATCACAAGACTGCCCCGGTAGAGGTCCGGGAGCGCGTCTCCTTCTCGAAGGAGCAGCTCTCCCGCGCGCTGCCGTTGCTGGCGGCCAGGACCGGCGAGGCTGTGGTGCTCTCCACCTGTAACCGTACCGAGGTATACACCGCCACCGACAGCCCCGAGGACTCGGCGCTCGAGATCCGCAGCTTCCTTGCCGACTTTCACGGCGTCGCGATGGGCGACGTTTCTCCTCACCTGTACGACCGCGCAGGCCGCGAGGCTGTGCACCACCTTTTCACCGTTTCTGCCGGCCTTGACTCTATGATTTTGGGCGAGTCCCAAATACTTGGCCAGGTCCGGACGGCATTCGCACTCGCCGCCGAGCACGGCGCAGTCGCATCCGAAGTGTCGCGCCTCTTCCACCGAGCCATCCGAACCGGCCGCCGGGTGCGCGAAGAGACTGAGATATCGCGCAACGCACTCTCGATCAGCTACGCGGCAGTGCAGCTTGCCCAAAAAGTAATGGGCAGGCTCGCAGGCAAGCGCGTGCTCCTGATAGGCGCCGGCGATGCCGGCCAGCTTGTCGCCCGGGCGCTGCGCACCACAGGCGCGGCGGACCTTATGATCGCCAACCGCACGCTCTCCCGGGCCGAGGAGCTCGCCTCCGAGCTGTCCGGCCGCGCGGTGCCGTTCGCCGATATCCCGTCCGCCCTGATCGACGCCGATATCGTCATCGCCGCCACCGAGGCGCCGGAGTTCGTCCTGCGCACGTCCGACCTCAAGGCCGCGTTCGCGCACCGCAACGCCCGCCCGGTATTCCTGTTCGACCTCTCCGTCCCGCTCAACATCGACCCGCAGACGGCGAAGCTGGACGGCGTGAGCCTCTACGACATCGACGACCTATCGGCCATCGCCGAGGAGAACCTTCAAAATCGCCGCAACGCCGCCGACGCCGCCGCGAAGATCGTGGATGAGGAGACGGACGCCTTCATGTCGTGGTGGAGCACACTGGACGCGCTGCCGCTGGTCAAGTCGCTCCGCGCCCAGGCGGAGGATACCCGCGCCCGCGAGCTCGCCCGCGCCGTCCGCAAGCTCGGCGACCTCCCCCCCGAGCAGCTTGAGATCATCGACGCCCTCACCCGTTCCATCACCAACCGCCTCCTCCACGACCCCACCCTCGCCCTCAAGCAGGCCGACGAAGCCGAGCTCAAGGCCATCCGCGCGCTGCTGGGCATGGACGAGGGACATTAG
- a CDS encoding NAD(P)-dependent oxidoreductase: MKVLITGAAGAVGSTLVRGMKDRYELRGFDRQPMPEMADAIVGDVADPEAVKRATEGVEVVIHLAGAPGGGYPWEAVLPSNFVGCYNVFEACRLNGVRRVVYASRAGILGWVKDTMRTVDQVPRPDSYYSASKIFGEGMGWMYQLRYGIEFLGVRIGNFSRTRDLPEHPHQLSHGDAVRVFERAAIQPGVKYEIVFGVSDSTWPMYDIDHGRRVIGYYPQDKSVWEPTKE; this comes from the coding sequence ATGAAGGTGCTCATTACCGGCGCTGCCGGCGCCGTCGGATCGACGCTCGTTCGCGGGATGAAAGACCGCTACGAATTGCGCGGGTTTGACAGGCAGCCGATGCCAGAAATGGCAGACGCCATTGTCGGCGATGTTGCCGACCCGGAGGCGGTCAAGCGGGCAACCGAGGGCGTTGAGGTCGTCATACACCTGGCCGGCGCGCCCGGCGGCGGCTACCCGTGGGAGGCCGTGCTGCCGAGCAACTTCGTCGGCTGCTACAACGTCTTCGAGGCATGCCGCTTGAACGGCGTGCGCCGGGTCGTCTACGCCAGCCGCGCGGGCATCCTGGGATGGGTGAAGGACACGATGCGCACGGTGGACCAGGTCCCGCGCCCGGACAGCTACTACTCCGCCAGCAAGATCTTCGGCGAGGGTATGGGGTGGATGTACCAGCTCAGGTACGGCATCGAGTTCCTTGGGGTCCGCATCGGCAACTTCAGCCGCACACGCGACCTGCCTGAGCACCCGCACCAGCTCAGCCACGGCGACGCCGTCCGGGTCTTTGAGCGCGCGGCCATTCAACCCGGCGTGAAGTACGAGATCGTATTCGGCGTCTCGGATAGCACATGGCCCATGTATGACATTGACCACGGACGCCGCGTGATCGGGTACTACCCGCAGGACAAGTCGGTGTGGGAGCCGACGAAGGAATAG
- a CDS encoding VOC family protein has product MAKIKHIAIATQQPEETAKFYRETFDLRLVGKVDTDNLEGYYLTDGNVNLAIVRYKNDAMAGNEHGKEYTGIHHIGFQVEDMSVTDTRLRKANSEPRNDINGAKRSELGKAYNGRNVAFTYAGPNGVLLDVSHTGWVGTGQADAPAHAGTVHPTTPHPSTAHSPTTPHAAFRGAIHPGAAAARATR; this is encoded by the coding sequence ATGGCGAAGATCAAGCATATAGCCATAGCGACGCAGCAACCGGAGGAGACGGCAAAGTTCTATCGCGAGACATTCGACCTGCGACTAGTGGGCAAGGTGGACACGGACAACCTGGAGGGTTACTACCTGACCGACGGCAACGTGAACCTGGCCATCGTGCGGTACAAGAACGACGCAATGGCCGGCAACGAGCACGGCAAGGAGTACACGGGCATCCACCACATCGGCTTCCAGGTGGAGGACATGTCCGTTACCGACACTCGCCTTCGCAAAGCGAACTCCGAGCCCCGCAACGACATTAACGGCGCAAAGCGCTCCGAGCTCGGTAAGGCGTACAACGGGCGAAACGTCGCATTCACCTACGCCGGCCCGAACGGCGTCCTGCTGGACGTATCGCACACCGGCTGGGTAGGCACCGGCCAGGCGGACGCCCCGGCACACGCGGGAACGGTCCATCCGACAACGCCGCACCCGTCTACGGCGCACAGCCCCACAACCCCGCATGCGGCCTTCAGGGGCGCAATACACCCCGGTGCCGCAGCGGCGCGCGCTACGAGATAA
- a CDS encoding aconitate hydratase, with the protein MVEINSTPEMVTRVYATMEKNMKAVRKNLGRPLTLADKILLSHLDDAVNQELIPGKSYLQVRPDRVALQDVLGQTVMLNFIQTLRSSAAVPTTVHCDHLIQARTEGGLDLVQSIEENKEVYDFLRTASARFGVGFWGPGAGIIHQVVLENYAFPGCVIIGTDSHTPNAGGLGACAVGVGGSDAVEVMAGLTWEILYPKHVGVYLTGSMSGWTAPKDVILYLAGFLTVEGGTNSIIEYFGPGASSISCTGKATITNMGAEIGATTSIFEHDERMSRYLVATGRAAIARLAEKNHELLVPDAEVVKNPEKYFDRVVHIDLTKLEPHIVGPHTPDRARPISKLKAEVADPASKFIDKIDTALIGSCTNSSYEDMSRAADVAQQAASRGIKTAAAFMVTPGSEQVRATIERDGQLQTLKKVDAIVLANACGPCIGQWKREKMLDGVPNTIVTSYNRNFPRRNDGRSETMNFIGSPEIVTALAVAGKLSFNPLTDTLTGADGKQFKLTAPKQAPEVPSKGFAKGNPFFVAPPDDGSKIQVSVSPTSDRLQIIEPFPAWDKKDYVDMPVLVKTKGKTTTDHISPAGPWLKYRGHLGKFSDNMFMGAINAHTGETGKTTNQLTGEKGQSISKVARNYKAKGVKWVVVGDFNYGEGSSREHAALSPRLLGGAAVIARGFARIHESNLKKQGLLPLTFQDPKDYEKVREDDRISLVGLADLTPGKPVTCLIKHSDGTTETLNLNHSFGANQVQWFWAGSALNLFHKKK; encoded by the coding sequence ATGGTTGAGATTAATTCGACTCCGGAGATGGTGACGCGGGTGTACGCCACCATGGAGAAGAACATGAAGGCCGTCAGGAAGAACCTTGGCCGGCCTCTGACACTTGCGGACAAGATACTGCTCTCGCACCTGGACGACGCCGTCAACCAGGAGCTGATTCCCGGCAAGAGCTACCTGCAGGTGCGCCCGGACAGGGTGGCGCTGCAGGACGTTTTGGGCCAGACGGTGATGCTGAATTTCATTCAGACGCTGCGCTCCAGTGCGGCGGTGCCGACGACGGTCCACTGCGACCACCTTATCCAGGCCCGGACAGAGGGCGGCCTCGACCTGGTGCAGTCCATCGAGGAGAACAAAGAGGTCTATGACTTCCTCCGCACGGCCTCGGCCAGGTTCGGCGTGGGCTTCTGGGGCCCGGGCGCGGGCATCATCCACCAGGTGGTCCTTGAAAACTATGCCTTCCCGGGATGCGTGATCATCGGCACGGACTCCCATACCCCGAACGCGGGCGGACTGGGTGCGTGCGCCGTGGGCGTGGGCGGCTCGGACGCCGTGGAAGTAATGGCGGGCCTGACGTGGGAGATCCTGTACCCCAAGCACGTCGGCGTTTACCTCACGGGATCGATGAGCGGCTGGACCGCTCCGAAGGACGTCATACTGTACCTCGCTGGTTTCCTGACGGTTGAGGGCGGCACTAACTCGATAATTGAGTACTTCGGGCCGGGCGCGAGCTCGATCAGCTGCACCGGCAAGGCGACGATTACCAACATGGGCGCGGAGATCGGCGCAACGACCTCCATATTCGAGCACGACGAGCGCATGTCCCGATACCTCGTGGCGACGGGCCGCGCGGCTATTGCCCGCCTGGCGGAGAAGAACCACGAATTGCTGGTGCCGGACGCCGAGGTGGTGAAGAACCCGGAAAAGTACTTCGACAGGGTTGTGCACATCGACCTTACGAAGCTGGAGCCGCACATCGTAGGCCCGCATACGCCGGACCGCGCGCGGCCTATCTCGAAGCTGAAAGCCGAGGTGGCAGACCCCGCGAGCAAGTTCATCGACAAGATCGATACCGCGCTTATCGGCAGCTGCACGAACTCTTCCTACGAGGACATGAGCCGCGCGGCGGACGTTGCCCAGCAGGCTGCTTCCCGTGGTATCAAGACCGCGGCCGCCTTCATGGTGACGCCCGGCTCCGAGCAGGTCCGCGCGACAATTGAGCGCGACGGGCAGCTACAGACGCTCAAGAAGGTGGACGCCATCGTTCTCGCGAACGCCTGCGGCCCCTGCATCGGTCAGTGGAAGCGCGAAAAGATGCTGGACGGCGTGCCGAACACGATCGTCACTTCTTACAACCGCAACTTCCCCCGCCGCAATGACGGTCGGTCCGAAACGATGAACTTCATCGGCAGCCCGGAAATCGTGACTGCCCTGGCCGTGGCAGGCAAGCTGTCGTTCAACCCGCTGACAGACACGCTGACCGGCGCGGACGGGAAGCAGTTCAAGCTCACCGCGCCCAAACAGGCGCCGGAAGTGCCTTCGAAGGGCTTCGCAAAGGGCAACCCTTTCTTTGTCGCGCCGCCGGACGACGGCAGCAAGATCCAGGTCAGCGTTTCGCCCACGAGCGACCGCCTGCAGATCATTGAGCCGTTCCCGGCCTGGGACAAGAAGGACTACGTCGACATGCCCGTGCTGGTGAAGACAAAGGGCAAGACGACGACCGACCATATCTCCCCGGCCGGCCCTTGGCTGAAGTACCGCGGCCACCTGGGCAAGTTCAGCGACAACATGTTCATGGGCGCGATCAACGCCCATACAGGGGAGACGGGCAAGACGACCAACCAGCTCACCGGCGAGAAGGGGCAGTCGATATCCAAGGTTGCCCGCAACTACAAGGCGAAGGGCGTGAAGTGGGTCGTAGTGGGCGACTTCAACTACGGCGAGGGCTCCAGCCGCGAGCATGCTGCCCTCTCTCCCAGGCTGCTGGGCGGCGCTGCCGTAATCGCGCGGGGCTTCGCGCGCATCCACGAATCGAACCTGAAGAAGCAGGGGCTGCTGCCGCTGACCTTCCAGGACCCGAAGGACTATGAAAAGGTCCGCGAGGACGACAGGATCAGCCTTGTGGGTCTGGCCGATTTGACGCCGGGCAAGCCTGTGACGTGCCTCATCAAGCACTCAGACGGCACGACCGAGACGCTGAACCTGAACCACAGCTTCGGCGCTAACCAGGTGCAGTGGTTCTGGGCGGGCTCTGCGCTCAACCTCTTCCACAAGAAGAAGTAG
- a CDS encoding ferredoxin family protein: MSYIIAEPCVGVKDAACVDVCPVDCIYTTDDDNQYFINPEECIDCAACEPVCPVVAIFAEPDTPKEWDKYIDLNYKYFNQTRG; this comes from the coding sequence ATGTCCTACATTATCGCCGAGCCGTGCGTAGGCGTTAAGGACGCGGCTTGCGTAGACGTCTGCCCTGTAGACTGCATCTACACCACAGACGATGACAACCAGTACTTCATCAACCCGGAAGAGTGCATCGATTGCGCCGCGTGTGAGCCCGTGTGCCCCGTCGTAGCGATTTTCGCAGAGCCGGACACTCCAAAGGAGTGGGACAAGTACATAGACCTCAACTACAAGTACTTCAACCAGACCAGGGGCTAG